A single region of the Planctomycetia bacterium genome encodes:
- the glpK gene encoding glycerol kinase GlpK, whose amino-acid sequence MSKYILALDQGTTSSRAIVFGRDGRIRAMRQREFRQILPSPGHVEHDPEEIWESQLATAREAIAEAGATATDIAAIGVTNQRETTVLWERATGKPVCNAIVWQSRISAPLCERLKSEGCEPMVREKSGLVLDAYFSASKIAHLFATHDGLRARCEAGEVLFGTIDTYLIWRMTGGRRHVTDLSNASRTLLFNIHTLDWDDDLLKLFGVPRAMLPEVRPSSEVYGETDASLFGAAIPIAGDAGDQQAATFGQACFAPGTAKNTYGTGCFLLMNTGDQPVPSKNQLLTTIGWGLDGKVTYCLEGSVFIAGAVVQWLRDGLGLIKSSSEVEQLLSSASDSGGVYFVPAFVGLGAPHWDPFARGAIFGITRGTTAGNLAWAAVESMAFQSRELIEAMERDASVKLQSLRVDGGATVNARLLQFQADLLDKPVLRPVVAETTALGAAYLAGLAVGYWQGLDDVRRNWALDREFQPKMNETDRTARFAKWQKAVSRARDWER is encoded by the coding sequence ATGTCAAAATATATTCTGGCCCTGGATCAAGGCACCACTTCCAGCCGCGCGATCGTCTTCGGCCGCGACGGGCGGATTCGCGCGATGCGGCAGCGCGAGTTCCGACAGATCCTCCCGTCGCCCGGGCATGTCGAGCACGATCCCGAGGAGATTTGGGAATCGCAACTCGCCACGGCGCGCGAGGCGATCGCTGAGGCCGGCGCGACGGCAACCGACATCGCCGCGATCGGCGTCACGAATCAGCGCGAGACGACGGTGCTGTGGGAACGAGCAACTGGCAAACCGGTCTGCAACGCCATTGTCTGGCAGAGCCGGATCAGCGCGCCATTGTGCGAGCGCTTGAAATCCGAAGGCTGCGAGCCCATGGTGCGCGAAAAGTCTGGGCTGGTGCTGGACGCCTATTTTTCGGCATCGAAGATCGCGCACCTGTTCGCGACGCACGATGGACTGCGCGCGCGCTGCGAAGCGGGCGAAGTGCTGTTCGGCACCATCGATACGTATCTGATCTGGCGCATGACGGGCGGCCGCCGGCATGTGACCGATCTTAGCAACGCCAGTCGGACATTACTGTTCAACATTCACACGCTCGATTGGGACGACGACTTGCTCAAACTATTCGGCGTGCCGCGGGCGATGCTGCCCGAGGTGCGGCCGTCGAGCGAAGTTTATGGCGAGACCGACGCGTCGCTGTTCGGCGCGGCGATTCCCATCGCCGGTGACGCCGGAGATCAGCAAGCCGCCACGTTTGGCCAGGCCTGCTTTGCGCCGGGCACCGCGAAGAACACGTATGGCACCGGTTGCTTTCTGTTGATGAACACGGGCGACCAGCCAGTGCCATCAAAGAACCAATTGCTGACCACGATCGGCTGGGGCCTCGATGGCAAGGTGACCTATTGCCTCGAAGGTTCGGTGTTCATCGCGGGCGCAGTCGTGCAATGGTTGCGCGACGGCCTGGGCTTGATTAAATCGTCCAGCGAAGTAGAGCAATTGCTCAGTTCGGCCAGTGATTCCGGCGGCGTCTATTTCGTGCCGGCCTTCGTGGGTCTCGGCGCGCCGCATTGGGATCCGTTTGCGCGCGGCGCGATCTTCGGCATCACGCGCGGCACCACGGCCGGCAACCTGGCTTGGGCCGCGGTCGAGTCGATGGCGTTCCAATCGCGCGAGTTGATCGAGGCTATGGAACGCGACGCCAGCGTGAAGCTGCAGTCGCTCCGCGTCGACGGCGGCGCGACCGTCAACGCGCGGCTCTTGCAGTTCCAGGCCGATCTGCTCGATAAGCCGGTGCTGCGTCCGGTGGTGGCGGAGACCACGGCGCTCGGGGCCGCGTATCTCGCCGGGCTGG